A window of Xyrauchen texanus isolate HMW12.3.18 chromosome 10, RBS_HiC_50CHRs, whole genome shotgun sequence contains these coding sequences:
- the LOC127650899 gene encoding phosphatidylserine synthase 1-like isoform X1 has product MRFRMAPIEGSRMLSKDDVNYKLHFRMINEQQVEDITIDFFYKPHTITLLTLTVVSIMYFAFTRDDGDFDNNLRVGLLLVVSFFLVISVLAFPNGPFTRPHPAIWRIVFGLSVFYFLFLVFLIFLNWEQVKTILYWLDPNLRYATREADVMEYAVNCHVITWERILSHFDIFAFGHFWGWAMKAVLIRSYGLCWTISITWELTELFFMHLLPNFAECWWDQVILDILLCNGGGIWLGMTVCRFLEMRSYHWASIKDIHTTTGKLKRAVLQFTPASWTYVRWFDPKSSFQRVTGIYLFMIIWQLTELNTFFLKHIFVFQASHPLSWCRILFIGIITAPTVRQYYAYLTDTQCKRVGTQCWLFGAIAFLEGLACVKFGQDLFSKTQVLYVVLWLLCLAFITSLCLCGMVWYGQNYGKRLKSITDCDDNASIYPCGHIPETAKAERNSSNNSSRRRKGGSGKSKTINGTSGK; this is encoded by the exons atgAGATTTAGAATGGCGCCCATTGAGGGGTCCAGGATGCTGAGTAAAGATGATGTCAATTATAAACTTCACTTTCGGATGATAAACGAGCAACAAGTTGAGGATATCACCATTGATTTCTTCTACAAACCGCACACCATTACTCTACTGACGTTAACCGTTGTCAGCATAATGTACTTTGCTTTTACCAG GGATGATGGTGATTTTGACAATAACCTGCGTGTGGGTCTGCTGTTGGTCgtctctttctttcttgttaTCAGTGTTCTGGCCTTCCCCAACG GTCCTTTCACAAGACCACATCCTGCTATATGGCGCATAGTTTTTG GTCTCAGTGTATTTTACTTCCTCTTTCTGGTGTTCCTCATCTTTCTGAACTGGGAGCAGGTTAAGACAATTTTATACTGGCTGGACCCCAATCTGCGTTACGCCACTCGAGAGGCAGATGTCATG GAGTATGCCGTGAACTGTCACGTGATCACGTGGGAGCGCATCCTTAGTCACTTTGACATCTTTGCGTTTGGTCATTTCTGGGGCTGGGCTATGAAAGCTGTACTCATCCGCAGCTATGGCCTCTGCTGGACCATCAGCATCACATGGGAACTCACAGAG TTGTTCTTTATGCACCTCCTGCCCAATTTTGCAGAGTGCTGGTGGGATCAAGTCATTCTTGATATCCTGCTGTGTAATGGAGGGGGCATTTGGCTTGGTATGACTGTGTGTCGCTTTTTAGAGATGCGCTCCTACCACTGGGCCAGTATCAA GGATATCCACACAACCACAGGCAAGCTGAAACGTGCTGTTCTACAGTTTACTCCAGCCAGCTGGACATATGTGCGCTGGTTTGACCCCAAGTCGTCCTTCCAGAGAGTGACTGGCATCTACCTTTTCATGATTATATGGCAG CTCACCGAGTTGAACACATTCTTTTTGAAGCACATCTTCGTGTTCCAGGCGTCTCATCCTCTCAGCTGGTGTCGGATCCTCTTTATTGGGATCATCACTGCCCCCACAGTGCG ACAGTACTACGCATATCTGACAGACACCCAGTGCAAAAGAGTTGGAACGCAGTGTTGGTTGTTTGG GGCAATTGCTTTCCTGGAAGGCCTTGCTTGTGTCAAATTTGGACAAGACTTGTTCTCTAAAACACAAGTCCTGTATGTGGTCCTGTGGCTTTTGTGTTTG GCTTTCATCACTTCTCTTTGTCTCTGTGGGATGGTTTGGTATGGGCAGAACTATGGAAAGAGACTGAAG AGCATTACAGACTGTGATGATAACGCCTCTATTTACCCGTGTGGTCACATTCCTGAAACTGCCAAAG CAGAGAGGAACTCCAGTAATAATTCGTCCCGGAGAAGAAAAGGAGGCTCAGGCAAAAGCAAAACAATCAATGGAACAAGCGGCAAGTAG
- the LOC127650899 gene encoding phosphatidylserine synthase 1-like isoform X3, giving the protein MRFRMAPIEGSRMLSKDDVNYKLHFRMINEQQVEDITIDFFYKPHTITLLTLTVVSIMYFAFTRDDGDFDNNLRVGLLLVVSFFLVISVLAFPNGPFTRPHPAIWRIVFGLSVFYFLFLVFLIFLNWEQVKTILYWLDPNLRYATREADVMEYAVNCHVITWERILSHFDIFAFGHFWGWAMKAVLIRSYGLCWTISITWELTELTELNTFFLKHIFVFQASHPLSWCRILFIGIITAPTVRQYYAYLTDTQCKRVGTQCWLFGAIAFLEGLACVKFGQDLFSKTQVLYVVLWLLCLAFITSLCLCGMVWYGQNYGKRLKSITDCDDNASIYPCGHIPETAKAERNSSNNSSRRRKGGSGKSKTINGTSGK; this is encoded by the exons atgAGATTTAGAATGGCGCCCATTGAGGGGTCCAGGATGCTGAGTAAAGATGATGTCAATTATAAACTTCACTTTCGGATGATAAACGAGCAACAAGTTGAGGATATCACCATTGATTTCTTCTACAAACCGCACACCATTACTCTACTGACGTTAACCGTTGTCAGCATAATGTACTTTGCTTTTACCAG GGATGATGGTGATTTTGACAATAACCTGCGTGTGGGTCTGCTGTTGGTCgtctctttctttcttgttaTCAGTGTTCTGGCCTTCCCCAACG GTCCTTTCACAAGACCACATCCTGCTATATGGCGCATAGTTTTTG GTCTCAGTGTATTTTACTTCCTCTTTCTGGTGTTCCTCATCTTTCTGAACTGGGAGCAGGTTAAGACAATTTTATACTGGCTGGACCCCAATCTGCGTTACGCCACTCGAGAGGCAGATGTCATG GAGTATGCCGTGAACTGTCACGTGATCACGTGGGAGCGCATCCTTAGTCACTTTGACATCTTTGCGTTTGGTCATTTCTGGGGCTGGGCTATGAAAGCTGTACTCATCCGCAGCTATGGCCTCTGCTGGACCATCAGCATCACATGGGAACTCACAGAG CTCACCGAGTTGAACACATTCTTTTTGAAGCACATCTTCGTGTTCCAGGCGTCTCATCCTCTCAGCTGGTGTCGGATCCTCTTTATTGGGATCATCACTGCCCCCACAGTGCG ACAGTACTACGCATATCTGACAGACACCCAGTGCAAAAGAGTTGGAACGCAGTGTTGGTTGTTTGG GGCAATTGCTTTCCTGGAAGGCCTTGCTTGTGTCAAATTTGGACAAGACTTGTTCTCTAAAACACAAGTCCTGTATGTGGTCCTGTGGCTTTTGTGTTTG GCTTTCATCACTTCTCTTTGTCTCTGTGGGATGGTTTGGTATGGGCAGAACTATGGAAAGAGACTGAAG AGCATTACAGACTGTGATGATAACGCCTCTATTTACCCGTGTGGTCACATTCCTGAAACTGCCAAAG CAGAGAGGAACTCCAGTAATAATTCGTCCCGGAGAAGAAAAGGAGGCTCAGGCAAAAGCAAAACAATCAATGGAACAAGCGGCAAGTAG
- the LOC127650899 gene encoding phosphatidylserine synthase 1-like isoform X2 gives MRFRMAPIEGSRMLSKDDVNYKLHFRMINEQQVEDITIDFFYKPHTITLLTLTVVSIMYFAFTRDDGDFDNNLRVGLLLVVSFFLVISVLAFPNGPFTRPHPAIWRIVFGLSVFYFLFLVFLIFLNWEQVKTILYWLDPNLRYATREADVMEYAVNCHVITWERILSHFDIFAFGHFWGWAMKAVLIRSYGLCWTISITWELTELFFMHLLPNFAECWWDQVILDILLCNGGGIWLGMTVCRFLEMRSYHWASIKDIHTTTGKLKRAVLQFTPASWTYVRWFDPKSSFQRVTGIYLFMIIWQLTELNTFFLKHIFVFQASHPLSWCRILFIGIITAPTVRQYYAYLTDTQCKRVGTQCWLFGAIAFLEGLACVKFGQDLFSKTQVLYVVLWLLCLAFITSLCLCGMVWYGQNYGKRLKSITDCDDNASIYPCGHIPETAKERNSSNNSSRRRKGGSGKSKTINGTSGK, from the exons atgAGATTTAGAATGGCGCCCATTGAGGGGTCCAGGATGCTGAGTAAAGATGATGTCAATTATAAACTTCACTTTCGGATGATAAACGAGCAACAAGTTGAGGATATCACCATTGATTTCTTCTACAAACCGCACACCATTACTCTACTGACGTTAACCGTTGTCAGCATAATGTACTTTGCTTTTACCAG GGATGATGGTGATTTTGACAATAACCTGCGTGTGGGTCTGCTGTTGGTCgtctctttctttcttgttaTCAGTGTTCTGGCCTTCCCCAACG GTCCTTTCACAAGACCACATCCTGCTATATGGCGCATAGTTTTTG GTCTCAGTGTATTTTACTTCCTCTTTCTGGTGTTCCTCATCTTTCTGAACTGGGAGCAGGTTAAGACAATTTTATACTGGCTGGACCCCAATCTGCGTTACGCCACTCGAGAGGCAGATGTCATG GAGTATGCCGTGAACTGTCACGTGATCACGTGGGAGCGCATCCTTAGTCACTTTGACATCTTTGCGTTTGGTCATTTCTGGGGCTGGGCTATGAAAGCTGTACTCATCCGCAGCTATGGCCTCTGCTGGACCATCAGCATCACATGGGAACTCACAGAG TTGTTCTTTATGCACCTCCTGCCCAATTTTGCAGAGTGCTGGTGGGATCAAGTCATTCTTGATATCCTGCTGTGTAATGGAGGGGGCATTTGGCTTGGTATGACTGTGTGTCGCTTTTTAGAGATGCGCTCCTACCACTGGGCCAGTATCAA GGATATCCACACAACCACAGGCAAGCTGAAACGTGCTGTTCTACAGTTTACTCCAGCCAGCTGGACATATGTGCGCTGGTTTGACCCCAAGTCGTCCTTCCAGAGAGTGACTGGCATCTACCTTTTCATGATTATATGGCAG CTCACCGAGTTGAACACATTCTTTTTGAAGCACATCTTCGTGTTCCAGGCGTCTCATCCTCTCAGCTGGTGTCGGATCCTCTTTATTGGGATCATCACTGCCCCCACAGTGCG ACAGTACTACGCATATCTGACAGACACCCAGTGCAAAAGAGTTGGAACGCAGTGTTGGTTGTTTGG GGCAATTGCTTTCCTGGAAGGCCTTGCTTGTGTCAAATTTGGACAAGACTTGTTCTCTAAAACACAAGTCCTGTATGTGGTCCTGTGGCTTTTGTGTTTG GCTTTCATCACTTCTCTTTGTCTCTGTGGGATGGTTTGGTATGGGCAGAACTATGGAAAGAGACTGAAG AGCATTACAGACTGTGATGATAACGCCTCTATTTACCCGTGTGGTCACATTCCTGAAACTGCCAAAG AGAGGAACTCCAGTAATAATTCGTCCCGGAGAAGAAAAGGAGGCTCAGGCAAAAGCAAAACAATCAATGGAACAAGCGGCAAGTAG